The genomic DNA TGGTTGAAAATTCCGGCGGACCGTTCGAGCCAGTCCAGAATATCCGCGCCACGCAATCGAAGGGCGCAGATGGTGTTGGGAAAACAGTAAAGATCTGACAGGTTGCGTTGGTGCAGCGGCCCCGGGGGGATATTGGTATAATTATCCGGGCCGCCCCACCCGCCGACCTTGAAAGGGGCCGCGGCCGAAAGTACCGGCAGGGATGAATGCGGCCCCTGTTTCATTTTCTGCGCAACGAAGCGTTGTTGCGCTTGGCAGATCAACTGCACCGATGTGCAATCCTTGACGAGCGCGAAATAGCTGTGGATCGGGGCCAATGTCTCGCCCACCGGATAGCGCATGTAATCCAGAGTCGCATCATGGTGATGCTGGACCGCGCGCAACACCCGGGGCGAGGATTCCACCAGGGCGATCCGTTTCCTGTCCGGAGTGGTCTTGGCGATGGTGCGGGTTGAGGACTGGCTGTCCAAGACCCGCCACCTGCCGTCCTTGCGTTCCAGAAACAGGTCGATCAGCCCCAGATGTGACCCCCAGAAACCGGCCATGACGGTTGGCGTGCCTTCCACTGTGCCACGCGCAAGATCTATCCCCTGCATGTTCGCGAATTGCTGTGAGGGGAAGACCATATGCGTATGCCCGGTGACAAGCGCATCCACCCCCGGCAGTCTGGCAAGCGGATAGGCCGCGTTTTCCATCCCGTCGGAGTGTGTGGCCTCGCCAATGCCGCTATGAGCCAGCACCACGACGAGATCGGCCCCTGCGGCTTTCATCTCGGGGATCAGGGCCGCAGCCGTCTCTACCATGTCGCGGGAAAAGATCTTGCCGCCGATCTGGGTTTCATCCCACGTCGTGATCTGTGGCGGCAACAAGCCCAGAATGCCGATGCGAATAGGATGGGGTTTGCCCTTTGTGTCCCGGATACGGCGGTCAAGCATGGCATAGGGCGGCAGCAAGCGCTTGTCTTCAAGCGGGGTATTCCCTCGCTCGATCAAGGTGTTGGCGCTGACAAAAGGGAACTGGCTGCGCCGGAGGGCGGCCATCATAAACGGCA from Pseudorhodobacter turbinis includes the following:
- a CDS encoding bifunctional 2',3'-cyclic-nucleotide 2'-phosphodiesterase/3'-nucleotidase; translated protein: MTSSTPLCTGITGEQATLRIMQTGDLHAHVFPFDYDHDHPIDTLGFARTASLITAARKEVSNSILLDNGDFLQGSALGDYVAYDRGLRDGDLHPVIAAMNAMRYDAATLGNHEFNFGLPFMMAALRRSQFPFVSANTLIERGNTPLEDKRLLPPYAMLDRRIRDTKGKPHPIRIGILGLLPPQITTWDETQIGGKIFSRDMVETAAALIPEMKAAGADLVVVLAHSGIGEATHSDGMENAAYPLARLPGVDALVTGHTHMVFPSQQFANMQGIDLARGTVEGTPTVMAGFWGSHLGLIDLFLERKDGRWRVLDSQSSTRTIAKTTPDRKRIALVESSPRVLRAVQHHHDATLDYMRYPVGETLAPIHSYFALVKDCTSVQLICQAQQRFVAQKMKQGPHSSLPVLSAAAPFKVGGWGGPDNYTNIPPGPLHQRNLSDLYCFPNTICALRLRGADILDWLERSAGIFNHITRGKHDQPLLNDAFPSYSFDVIYGVTYQIDPSQPPRYCAQGKLINPHSRRIRNLHYQGKPLDLDAYFLVATNNYRSSTRAAVYGTNATELVFAEPVNIRTILYNEVTEKPFLDARPLPNWSIAPMSNTSFTFETSPDAARFLADLGNVWIDHLGEDANGFGRYRLWP